The Ammospiza caudacuta isolate bAmmCau1 chromosome 22, bAmmCau1.pri, whole genome shotgun sequence genomic sequence ATCAAGCAGAAAATCGCTCATTTGGTAGCCCCTGGGCCAGTCAGGATGTGATCAGAGATGAAGAATGTGCTCTACTCTGTGGCTGAGAACAatggcttgtcctggagcctttggcagaaggtgcctggggAGACTCAAGGCCAACCACTGGGATTCTGGAGATGAAGTTACAGAGGATTCAAAACCAACTACACCccaacagagaaggaaatcttggctgccTATGGAGGAGTTCAAGGGGCCTCAGAGGTGATTGGCATGAaagcacaactcctcctggcaccctgactcccagtgctggggtggatgtTTAAAGGAAAGGTTCCCACTACCCACCACGACACTGACGCCACATGGAGCAAATGGATTGCCCTCATCACACCCATGTTGGAAACCTGAATTGCCCTGGGATTTTAGAGATAATTACAAACTGTCCGGAAGGTGAAAACTTTGGTCTCACTGAGGAAGAGGAACAAGAGCAAGTGGCACATCCTGAAGAAACTCCACCATACGACCAACCACCAGCTGAGTAAACACACTACACTCTTTTCACTGATAATTCCTGTCGCATCATAGGGATGAACCAGAAGGGGAAAGCAGCTGTATGGAGCCCCACAGGACAGGTTGCACAAGCTACCacaggagaaggtggatcaagACAACTTGCTGAACTCAAGGCCGTTTAACTGGCCCTGGACATTGCTGAAAGGAAGAAGTGACCAAAGCTCAACCTTTACACTGATTTGTGGATggtagccaatgctctgtggggcaggctggaaaggtgaaaaaaaggCCAACTGGCAGCCTAGAGGAAAACCAATCTGGACTGCTGATGAGTGAAAATACATCGTCACTCAGGTAGAGTAGCTACCTGTGAAAGTCCACCACACAGATGGCCATGTCCCCAAGAGTCGGGCTAATGAGGAACACTGCAACAACAAGTAGGTAgatcaggctgcaaagatagagGTGTTGAAGATAGATTTAGACAGATTCTTATCTATGACATTGGCTCAGTATGATCATAAGGGCGAGTTCCTAGCTCAATGGGTCCATGATGCCTCGGgtcaccagggcagggatgccacctaCAAGTGGGCATGGgaccgaggggtggatctaaccatggacagtgtttctcaggttatccatgactgtgagacgtgtgctgccatcaagcaggccaagcgagtgAAGCCCCTATGGTAGGGTGGGCGGTGGTCCAAGTACAAGCATGGGGAGACCTGGCATATTGACTACATCCCACTGTCCCAGACACGCCAAGGCAAGCACTAtgtgctgaccatggtggaagtcaccactggatggttggagacctaccctgtgtctcatgctacaGCCCGGAACACCAtcttgggccttgaaaagcaagtcCTGTGGAGACATGGCATCCCTGAGAGAATTGAGTCGGACAACAGAACCCATTTCACAAATGGCCTTATAAACACCTGGGCCAGAATGTGGTATTGAATGGATATATCATATCCCttatcatgcaccagctgccaGGAAAGTTGAACAGAACAATGGACTGCTTAAGTCTACCCTGAGGGCACTTGGCTATAACggcttggggtttttggtgtctGTCTGACCCCAGCAGTCGTTGGTGTCCTGGATAGAGGAGTACCGCTAAGTACATCCTGTCCAGGTGCCTCAGGCaggctcccagccacaggcaaTCTTAGCAAGCAGCTCAGCTCTTTGAGTGAGATCAGCTCTTTGATTAATTCAGCTCTTTAATAATTTCAGCTCTTAGCTTGCTAAGTGCCTCAGCAGATGCAGGGATGAGAGAAGAGTTGTATGAAGTTCCATAGATTTTTATAATAAGCCTTATTGGCAGCTTCTGCTaagggtgacagtgacagctctTCTGCCAAACTGGGCAGAAGTACGGGTTATATGGGGTATGTGGGTTTTGGGAAACAGTCCAACAGAAAGGGTCACAGTGAATATGACCTATGGTCTCACAGAGAGATAACAAGGGTCTGAAGGTGGAAGAGGGGTTTCTTGGTGCACTCATCATGACTAGGCATTTCTTATCTCAGGCAACTGACCACCAGGGAGGCCTGGCAAGCCCTGTAGCTGCTACACTTGGGGGAAAAACCTTTAGAAATTGGGAAATAGACTTAGCAAAAGTGACCTGGATGGTCAATACCCAAGGGTCCATCAATCAAGCTGGTCCTGCCCAGTCTGAACCCTTGCAAGAAAATGTTCCTGTGGTACATATGAAAGATATTTTAGGAAATACTGTTTGGATTAATCCCACATCAGGCAAAGACAAACACATCCGTAGGATTTTTTGCTCAAGGACCTGGTTACACTTGGTGAGTAATGCAGAAAAATGGAGAAACCCATTGTGTACCACAGGGAAACCTACTTTTAAGTGAGAACTGTGTGTAAGATTTCATTGAGCAGAGCTTATTTATTTGGGTATGATGCAGATAGTAATGGAATAAGGAGTGAGTAATGCCTTAGGCTGGAAATGGGTGGGTGTATTCTATTCCTATCTGTGGAGTAGTTCTCTGTTAAATGGGCAGTTTGatttatctcttccacaccacaaccaatcctccctctGGAGAGACAGCTTCTGTTAGTGGGCCAGTGAGTCTCACCacatgactgataaaattccatcatcccattgtgagatgctctgcccagagggaggagccaagcattcctacctggatagaaTCTGACATTTGGAACACCAGGGCAGCCTTTgcccactgcattcccagaggtGTGGCTGTCTTTCCACTGGATTTCCTGTgcaagaccaggcccatctccagcagacctggattttcagaggaaaactccaccATTccacaggatccctgctccaacagaaccacccctggcactgcaggagggctgagccaccatggaatgggactgctgccaacagcctgacccacagcgTTTCAGGGCCTATTCTGACTCTGTCCACAGTTTATTTGTTTGTACTAttacatttctattttcttagttttcctaataaagaactgtaattcctattcccatatctttgccttagagccttttaatttcaaaattataacaattcagagggagggggtttacattttccattccaggggaggctcctgccttccttagcagacacctgtgtTTTCAATCCAAGACAGGCGTCCAGCACTGAAAaacaaggaggaggaagaagagcagTGGGGCCCATAGAGTAAGCCTAAAAGAGCATTTCCCCGTCTCTCCCTCAGCCCCGactctcctccagctccaccaCAAACCTCGACACTACAGCTGAGCCACTGcaatgctctgctctgctctcacctcCACCAAGGATGTCCCAGGAAGGGACAAGCCACTGCAGTCCACATcatggaaggaggaaaaggacaAGATGGAGCCATCTCTGCCCAAACTCAAGCACCAGCTCCCTGCACCCCAGCCCATGGGACAGCCCAGTCCCAAGGCTCCATTGACAAGAGAactggggaaataaaaaaaggggGAGAGTGCAGGGTCAcctttcccaaaggaaaacTGGTTCAGGGGAGATGGGATCAGCCCCAGCACTACCAGTACACCCAGGTGCTCTGTGCACAAGTAGCAACACAGAACAAGGCAACCCCGATTCTCACACAACCGGGCTGTGGGGAAGGGAGCACATGTGCCACTGAGCTCTTGGAAAACCTTAGGCAGAGGCAAGGCCATTGCAGCCACATTCTGCCTCCTAATGGACCCCCTTGATGTGCTTGGCTGGCCCTGGCTCCCTCTGGCAGAAGTAGCCACACCTGTCCAGGTGCTCTTCTCCAGCCACATGTGGGCATTGGCCTCTACTACTGCCCTGGGGCACCCACCACCAATCAAAGATACAAATATACAaaaagaaacccccaaaataaactTCTACAGTTATCTTCAAACCATAATCACAACAATCTAAAATGACaacataaagaaaagcaaaagccaccTAAATCCCCATGCATGCAATTGGCAGTCATACATGGCACAGCCACTCACCTCCAGGCTTTCCTGAGCACAGAATGTTCCACCAGCACCCACGATGATGCCACagccaaggcagcagccaggaacaAGTACCCAGACATGCCAAGGATGGGTACCCAAGGTCAGCAAGCACTGACAGGGACTGAGAAATCCCCAGTGATGAGCATTTCAGTAAAGGGAGCACCTTGTGTCTGGGGTACTGAGGAGCTGCGTGTtaggaaggatgaaagtttgaaaAGAAAGACTGACAGATATGTATGtgtggcagaaagatttttgaatatAGAATCTAtagaaggaatagaaatgaaagGAAGTTTGGATATAGAAGAATAATAGATGTGTAAATTGACAATTACTGATCCAGTTCTGCTGGACAACAAATAAGACAAAGGTTATGTCAAGATGGAAAGAGGTTTTATGACTTAGACAAAAGGATAAACAGGCCTCAAAAAAGAAGATGAATTTACCAAGCtgaaagatagcacaggcaaacaaatCTGCCAATCTTACCAGTAGAAAAAAGGTTTCAGAATTTtccacagaaagaaaactgaaaaacaaattcGAGCTTAAACTGTAACatactaacttttagtgattagAGAATAGTAACACGAATCTGGTAATAACAGCAGTTATGATAGGCTACAGGAAAAGTAAAGGTATAGATTGCTTCTACTGCAGTAAGACacacagcaaagaaaagtatataattaATTGTAACTAAAACCAAAGGGTcaccaggcctgcctgcagctggagctgacagttgtaggcacagctctgtcacccacaaccctggactgctgtaactTCTTGGATGTAATAACCATCAATTTGGAGAGCCACCTGGAGTCATGCATCcctcatttcagctcttacaGCTGGGGGCAGAGAGTGACCTGGGGAAGacactgctcagggctggggggcagcagggctgcccagcccctcactgACAACATCATAGGTGGGGGGCTGGCCCAGGAGGGAGTGaccctgtgccccagcagggaccctgccccttcccagagcagggccaggtgtccccaccatgtcccagCAGGGTGCCAACACATGAGGGGCAGATGTGGCCATTCCCAGGCAGGACCATGAGTGTGATAAGAGCAGGCAATACGGCTGAGGAGCCCCGATGCCCAGAGTGTGGGACAGTCCCCACGTGTCAGCAGCCGGCAGGGACACTCCAAGGTCCCCAGCAGTTCAGACACTATAAGAGGGGTGAGTGGCCCCACCACAGCACCTTTTCTCCACACAACCATGCTGGGAGCCGTCTGTCTCATCGTGCTGCTGGGCTACGGTAGGTGCAGGACATGGGGAAGGGTCAGGGCAGGGAGAACAGGACCGTGGCACCTGCCCTGGACCTGGGCACATGTCACAGGCAGCCTCTGATGTCCCTTTGCCGGGTGTCCCACAGCCTACGGATGCGGTCAGCCGGCCGTGCCACCACAGCTGAGCTCCCGCGTGGTGGGCGGTGAAGACGCTGTAGCCCACAGCTGGCCATGGCaggtgaggggcacagggacagcgatggggacagggatgggaacagggatggggacattcctgctctgaccctgtgcctctgccctCGCAGATCTCGCTGCAGTACAGGAGCGCTGGATCCTGGAGCCACACTTGTGGTGGGACACTCATTGCACCCCAGTGGGTGCTGACAGCTGCCCACTGCATCAGGTGGGtgttggggtgctggggggcacCTATACAAGCAGGATGAGATATTTGTAGGGATTGacactctctctctccctggcAGCTCTTACATGACCTATCGTGTGGTGCTCGGCAAGCAGGATCTGTCAGAGGATGACGAGCCTGGTTCTGTGGCTGTTGGTGTGGAGAAGACAATTGTCCATGAGAATTGGGACTCCTACCTCATCATGTAAGGGATGGGATGCTTCAGGGCTGGGTCTTGGGTGTTGTGGCCATGGTGCCTTGTTGccctggccagggagcctgTTCCCATGGACAGGGACCATGGTTTGTGTCCCCCTATAGCAACGACATTGCCCTGATCAAGCTGGCAGAGGAGGTGCAGGAGACTGACACCGTCCGTGCCGCCTGCCTGCCGGCTGCTGGCAAGATCCTGCCCAACGACTTCCCCTGCTATGTCACCGGCTGGGGACGCATCAGGAGTAAGTGGGGTGTACCTGGGAGAGTCTCCAGAAAGGAGATGCAGGCAGCGGGTGTGAGGTACAAGCTTTGTCTGTCATTGCAGCCAACGGGCCCCTGGccaccatcctgcagcaggctctgctgcctgtggtgGACTATGAGACCTGCTCCCAGTGGGACTGGTGGGGCAGCTATGTGGATGAAAACATGGTATGCGCCGGCGGTGATGGCATCGTCTCTGGATGCAACGTGAGTGTGGGCACTGCACATGGTGGGAGCCCCAGTGATGTGGTaccatgggcactgggaggaGAGGGGATGCAGCCTTGGTGGTGGATGGCCAGGAGGGATGAGGGGAGTGTTGgcagggtgcccaggagcaATGGCCCTCACTGTCTCTCCGCACAGGGCGATTCTGGGGGCCCCCTGAACTGCCAGCGTGATGATGGGATCTGGGAGGTCGAGGGCATCGTCAGCTTCGGCTCCGGCCTGGGCTGCAACACGAAAAAGAAGCCGACAGTCTTCACCCGGGTGTCTGCTTACATCGACTGGATCAACGAGGTGGGTCACCCTTCCTTTGCTCCACACCCCCACACAGGGGCTGTTCTTGCCCCACTGAGAGTCTTACCATGCCCCCCCTGTGTCTTTTTGGCAGAAAATGAGCTCAAACTGAGGATGCGGCATTGTGGAGATACAACTGTTGATCaagataaaagcaaaaaacGCTGAGCTGGTCTGGATGGTTTTTTCAGGGACGAGATGTAGgggagctggggacacacatgcAGGGCTGGGTCTGCTGATGCCAAGGCCCTGCTTGTGTGCTGGGGAAGGTGTCCATGTTGTGCACTGGAGATGGGCAGGACTCTGCAGAGGCTGTTGGACACATCCTGCAAGATGCTTCCAGTCCTCAAGCTGTGGCTGAGGCAACGGCCTTGAGGGTTGGCAattgggacaggggctgggcttTGTCCAGGTTATTCAGGGGAGCTCCAGGGAACTCATCTGGCCCTTGGGGACGATCTGGAACACTTGGTAGCTCCCAGGGTGCTTTAGGGGACCTCACTGGCACTGCCTAGATGAGGACTGACTTTCAAATGGGGCTCTTGAGGGAACTGGGTTGGCCTTGGGGAGCTTGAGAGAGTCTGACTGGTTTGGGAGGCGTCAGGggtgcctgcaggagctctcttGGAGACAGAGCCCTTGGCAGCTGCATGGCACTGCCGACTCCAACAACAGGACCTGTGACATGGCCTAGGAGCAAAGCATCTTACCATGGATGTCCTTCTGTGGTGGCTGGAGGAACAAGGTGGGTGATGGGCAGCGTGCAGaaaccccagctctggggttcccaggaggagcctgggctgccctggaggagaCAGGGATGTTTTCCAGGAAGAGGGCAGCGTGTTGGTGGGAGCAGATGTGAAGGAGCTGTCCAGGAAGTGGAGGTGGGTGCCGCACCATcagcccctgagcagagccatcCATCACACCATCATCCCATCacggctgctgcagcccagtcAGGATCCTCACggtgtgaggaggaggagcagagcgaGCAGGGATGGAcggcagcagctcaggctgggtgGGGGACGTGGTGGACGGTGCCCAGTTTAGGTGCTGCTCAACAATTGAGCGGGACCATCAccagcccacagagcagcattGGCACCTGTTCCGGGGCCCAAGAGCACTCGCACGAGCCCTGGCACCATGGGATCCACCTGGGGATTCTCCAGGGACCCCCTGGTACTTGTCAGCCTGACCAAAGCTTTAGCACGTGAAGAGGGATGCAGGGTGGGAAATGGTTTGTATGGACAGGAAATGTGCTATGACAAAGGAACTGTAGGGATCACACCAAAGGCAATTAAAGGCCTGCCAGTCAGATGATGTGTGGAAGTAGCTACTCTGCACAGCAGGATGGGGCCAGGTGCTTGGGACAACGGTGTGGCATTGGCAGCATGATCTGCTGGCTTGGATGGAGATCTCCAGGCTGTCTGTGGAAAGCTGGGTAATGTGgggtccccctgtcccctctgtgtgtACCCACATGTGCCATGGGGACAGTTGTTTGGGCTGGGAGTGCAGGACCCTGGTGTCACAGCCTGTTGTTCATGTCCTTGTGCATTGTGTCCCATCCTCAGACAGGCTTTGGTGCACAAAGGAGTATTGTAGATCAAAGTTAACCCCGATGATGGGGAGAGATTCATGAGGAGGACTCCTaggatatcagaaggctaattaattactttattatactattcCATATACATttcatctaaactgaatctgccgAGCACTCACTCTGCACACAACGCTCACACTGCCCTGAATCTCCTGACTGTCAGCCAACATTCtttgtgtgtgttgggactgtgTGTGTTGGCTGACAGTCAGGAGATTCAGTGGCaacactcactcactcacttcACACCCTCAACACAGACAGTTccgacacacacacacactcttggccctgataggccaaggaaacaaaacatcctCACTTTGGATAAgcaatctccatattgcattctactttggcacaacacaggcactGCAAGTtataagaattgtgttttccctttctctgaggttcagagaatatGAATCTCAGaaattcttgggaagaattgtgccttgcttgtctctgtgaagagaaatgtggcaaCACCTCACCCCTCTTCttataataaaatgaaaaaggagcTGCGTTTGTAATTCTTCTGCTGGGCCCTTGGAGAAGAGAGAACAGTCACATCTGGAGAGGCTTATCCATGGCCAATTGAAACCTCAATCAAGTCCTGACATAGAATGATCAAGAAGAtttgttggagaattttgctcagacatggcttatagagttttgttcagacatgccataatcatatacagctgattgaacagtaaaaggcagctgtaggCAGCAAA encodes the following:
- the LOC131567155 gene encoding LOW QUALITY PROTEIN: chymotrypsin-C-like (The sequence of the model RefSeq protein was modified relative to this genomic sequence to represent the inferred CDS: deleted 1 base in 1 codon): MLGAVCLIVLLGYAYGCGQPAVPPQLSSRVVGGEDAVAHSWPWQISLQYRSAGSWSHTCGGTLIAPQWVLTAAHCISSYMTYRVVLGKQDLSEDDEPGSVAVGVEKTIVHENWDSYLIINDIALIKLAEEVQETDTVRAACLPAAGKILPNDFPCYVTGWGRIRTNGPLATILQQALLPVVDYETCSQWDWWGSYVDENMVCAGGDGIVSGCNGDSGGPLNCQRDDGIWEVEGIVSFGSGLGCNTKKKPTVFTRVSAYIDWINEVGHPSFAHTPTQGLFLPH